The following DNA comes from Streptomyces sp. NBC_00273.
TGACGGACCGCTGGTCCCGCCGCTGAGGGGTTCCCGGCGGCTACGCCGGGGTCGCCGTGCGGTGGCGGCCCGCCGCGGCCGCAGCCAGGCGGCCGAGGGCCTCGTCGCCCGCGCAGGCGTGCGCGCCCAGGGCGACGTGGCGGGCCACGATGCCGCGTTCGGCGCGCATCAGCCGCAGGCCCCTGCGCAGCAGGAACGGCACCGACTTGCGGCCTTCCCGCAGGTCGCGAACCAGCCGGCGGCGGAAGGTCGTCGAGGGGCGCCCCCGCAGGCAGATGGCGTCCGCGAGGAGGCCGAGCTGCTGGCAGCGGGCGACCACGTCGGCGGCGAAGATGCCCTCCGCGATGAACAGCGGGGTGCGGGCGATGTCGAGGCTCTCGGTGCCCGTGCGGGAGCTCGTCGCGATGTCGTAGACGGGAACGTCGGTCCGCCCCGCCGCGCACAGTTCGGCGATCGCGGCGACCGCCGCGTCCGCGTCCCAGGACAGCGGGGAGTCCCAGTCGATGTCGGAGCTGCCCTCCACCAGCGGAAGGGTGGGGTCGTCGGCTTCCTTGTAGAAGTCGTCGAGGCGCAGCACGGGCAACCCCGAGCGGGCGGCCAGCGACGATTTTCCGGAGCCCGACGGACCGGTCAGCAGGACGACGCGGGTCGGTGAAGTAGAGGGGGAGCTCACGGGACACCAGTCTGAACCATTCCCCCGGGTAGGGGATCCTCCCGGTGACCGGTTGGTGTCCAGGAAC
Coding sequences within:
- a CDS encoding uridine kinase family protein; this translates as MFLDTNRSPGGSPTRGNGSDWCPVSSPSTSPTRVVLLTGPSGSGKSSLAARSGLPVLRLDDFYKEADDPTLPLVEGSSDIDWDSPLSWDADAAVAAIAELCAAGRTDVPVYDIATSSRTGTESLDIARTPLFIAEGIFAADVVARCQQLGLLADAICLRGRPSTTFRRRLVRDLREGRKSVPFLLRRGLRLMRAERGIVARHVALGAHACAGDEALGRLAAAAAGRHRTATPA